From a region of the Candidatus Rhabdochlamydia porcellionis genome:
- a CDS encoding aromatic amino acid transaminase — translation MQKKEQNMGVFDQVPLLLPDSIFQLNTRYQADTRKNKVDLGIGVYKNENLLTEILPSVEKAEKHLLKNEKTKTYLPIEGDPFFLKAVGQLVFGTDFFSAHQERLAAVQAIGGTGALRLAGTFLKQEISSKVYISDPTWLNHQGIFENCGLQVYSYPYLDKSNHCIVFEKLVQFLSFIEERSILVLHACCHNPTGMDLSPSQSETLLKVCKIKKIIPLFDCAYLGLGESIQKDRAMIRMFAEEGIEMLVAFSCSKNFGLYAERVGILCVLTESCSVKKNVTNQLKKIIRTNYSTPPKHGAQIVTHILSSDLKKEWELELFSMRKRMYQMRHSLCACLKTHTYWKKGLGMFGLSGLNDSQVKQLQEEYAIYMTANGRMNFCGLNADNIEYVAQSLLDVICEK, via the coding sequence ATGCAAAAAAAGGAACAGAACATGGGGGTATTCGATCAAGTACCACTATTACTACCCGACTCTATTTTTCAGTTAAATACTAGATATCAAGCAGATACACGTAAAAATAAAGTAGATTTAGGAATAGGGGTTTATAAAAATGAAAATTTGCTTACAGAGATTTTACCAAGTGTAGAAAAAGCAGAAAAACATCTATTGAAGAATGAAAAAACAAAGACCTATCTTCCGATTGAAGGAGATCCTTTTTTTCTTAAAGCAGTTGGACAATTAGTGTTTGGTACTGATTTTTTTTCTGCTCATCAAGAAAGGTTGGCTGCTGTGCAAGCAATTGGAGGAACAGGGGCTCTAAGGTTAGCGGGTACTTTTTTAAAACAAGAAATCTCTTCTAAGGTTTATATTTCTGATCCTACTTGGCTCAATCATCAAGGGATTTTTGAAAATTGTGGTTTACAAGTCTATTCATATCCTTATTTGGATAAATCCAACCATTGTATAGTTTTTGAAAAACTCGTGCAATTTCTCTCTTTTATTGAAGAAAGGAGCATCTTGGTTCTACACGCATGCTGTCATAATCCAACAGGGATGGATTTAAGTCCCTCCCAATCCGAAACCTTGCTTAAGGTATGCAAAATTAAGAAAATTATCCCTTTGTTTGACTGTGCCTACTTAGGGTTAGGAGAATCTATACAAAAAGATCGTGCAATGATCAGGATGTTTGCAGAAGAAGGGATAGAAATGCTTGTTGCTTTTTCCTGTTCTAAAAATTTTGGTCTTTATGCAGAAAGAGTAGGAATTTTATGTGTTCTTACTGAAAGTTGCTCTGTAAAAAAAAACGTCACAAATCAGTTAAAAAAGATTATACGTACAAACTATTCTACCCCTCCTAAGCACGGGGCGCAAATTGTGACACATATCTTAAGTAGCGATTTAAAAAAAGAATGGGAGCTTGAGCTTTTTTCTATGCGTAAGAGGATGTATCAAATGCGTCATTCTTTATGCGCTTGTTTAAAAACACACACCTATTGGAAAAAAGGATTGGGAATGTTTGGATTAAGCGGGCTAAATGATTCTCAAGTTAAACAATTGCAAGAAGAATATGCGATCTATATGACAGCTAATGGTAGAATGAATTTCTGTGGTTTAAATGCAGACAATATAGAATATGTAGCGCAATCTTTATTAGATGTTATATGCGAAAAGTAG
- a CDS encoding CDP-glycerol glycerophosphotransferase family protein: MPPSSACLIYGPEIHHLDHLAPLCVILGIPLIVTEKLLLKQAQEIYPFADTLYLDCLELPFFLTKNYRFVFSCFSRIMLNELFFLAELLSKKKICTIWCPHGNSDKGNIKPYAEALCQENLLLVYGQQMIDFFNRYKLIKPYVTTGNFRYQFYMQHKDWYDAYVAKKISLEQKKTILYAPTWQDYEKSSSFFSAIDFLIEQKPDQYTLLIKPHPNLRLQNLFLIEELEQKCKTIPGVCFISDPIPIYPLLNHCDLYIGDRSSIGYDFLYVNRPMFFLNQNDLKEPLSTYLFRCGQIISPQNYPNIYSLIDHEQQELTFIRKKAYQYAFAPCLCLQQLKKTIFYALDEIKDHQT; the protein is encoded by the coding sequence ATGCCTCCTTCTTCCGCCTGCCTCATTTATGGACCAGAAATCCATCACCTGGATCATTTAGCTCCTCTATGCGTTATTTTAGGAATTCCTTTAATTGTTACAGAGAAGCTACTCTTAAAACAAGCACAAGAAATCTACCCTTTTGCAGATACACTCTACCTTGATTGTTTAGAACTTCCTTTTTTTCTAACAAAAAATTATCGCTTTGTGTTCTCTTGCTTTTCGCGCATTATGCTCAATGAGCTTTTCTTTCTTGCAGAACTGCTTTCTAAAAAAAAGATCTGTACGATCTGGTGCCCTCATGGAAACTCTGATAAAGGAAATATAAAACCTTACGCAGAAGCTCTATGTCAAGAAAACCTGCTTTTAGTATATGGACAGCAAATGATTGATTTTTTTAACCGTTACAAACTGATAAAACCCTATGTGACCACAGGTAATTTCCGCTACCAATTCTATATGCAACATAAAGACTGGTACGATGCCTACGTGGCAAAAAAAATTTCCTTAGAACAAAAAAAAACTATTCTTTATGCCCCTACTTGGCAAGATTATGAGAAATCTAGCTCGTTTTTCTCAGCTATTGATTTTTTGATTGAACAAAAACCAGACCAATACACACTACTTATTAAACCTCATCCTAATTTAAGACTACAAAATCTTTTTCTTATAGAAGAATTAGAGCAAAAATGCAAAACTATCCCCGGTGTGTGTTTTATTTCAGACCCAATACCTATTTATCCTTTATTAAATCATTGCGATTTATACATTGGCGATCGTTCTTCTATTGGGTACGATTTTTTATATGTGAACCGACCTATGTTCTTTTTAAATCAGAACGATCTAAAAGAGCCTCTAAGCACATATCTTTTTCGCTGTGGTCAAATCATTTCCCCGCAAAACTACCCTAACATTTACTCCTTGATAGATCATGAACAACAAGAGCTTACATTCATTAGAAAAAAAGCGTATCAGTATGCTTTTGCTCCTTGCTTATGTCTACAGCAACTAAAAAAAACCATTTTTTATGCATTAGATGAAATAAAAGACCATCAGACATAA
- a CDS encoding rod shape-determining protein MreC, whose product MRKVDYRSYIFLAGVFFILFSFSPDKSLVLRQMTISAFSCLWDRIYLLTHPLNFSTSKQELETLKQENYLLHLQVDHIREWLLSEDRIQEQMDLLKSMNNASSPESEKPFLQRRCQEIMKILQLKSKAIPAKVIFREPGSWSNYVWINVGEADNKHLQEVVIAKNSPVVIGNSVVGVIDLIHKTQSRVRLITDNRLTIAVRAVKGKQQDHFLLEQLNALLFSLEKNQNSCSQEIQEAISALTRLKAQFIPVDQNTYLAKGELQGTGRPLWRSCGSFLKGTGFNYDFSDEEGLARDLRSGLTYEKVSTRTSISLLSVGDLLITTGLDGVFPAGLHVGVVYKVGILQEGQCFYHLEAMATAGDFDELNFVCVLPALK is encoded by the coding sequence ATGCGAAAAGTAGATTATCGTTCTTATATATTTCTCGCTGGAGTTTTTTTTATACTGTTTTCTTTTTCTCCAGATAAATCTCTTGTATTGCGCCAGATGACAATCAGTGCTTTCTCCTGTTTGTGGGATCGCATCTATTTATTAACTCATCCTCTTAATTTCTCTACGTCAAAACAAGAATTAGAGACACTCAAGCAAGAGAATTACTTACTTCATTTGCAAGTAGATCATATTCGGGAATGGCTTTTATCAGAAGATCGCATACAAGAACAAATGGATTTGCTCAAATCTATGAACAATGCAAGTTCTCCTGAAAGTGAAAAACCGTTCTTGCAGCGTCGTTGCCAAGAAATCATGAAAATCCTACAGCTTAAATCTAAAGCGATTCCTGCTAAGGTCATTTTTCGTGAACCTGGAAGTTGGAGTAACTATGTTTGGATAAATGTAGGAGAAGCAGATAATAAGCATTTGCAAGAGGTGGTGATCGCTAAAAACAGTCCTGTTGTAATCGGTAATTCTGTGGTAGGAGTAATCGATCTTATCCATAAAACACAAAGCCGTGTACGTTTAATTACCGATAATCGTCTTACCATTGCAGTAAGAGCTGTTAAAGGAAAACAGCAGGATCATTTTTTGCTAGAACAACTTAATGCATTGTTATTTTCCTTGGAAAAAAATCAGAATAGCTGCTCTCAAGAAATACAAGAAGCAATTTCAGCTCTCACTCGTCTTAAAGCGCAATTCATTCCTGTAGATCAAAATACATATTTGGCTAAAGGAGAATTACAAGGAACAGGGCGTCCTTTATGGCGCTCTTGTGGATCTTTTCTAAAAGGAACAGGTTTTAATTATGATTTCTCAGATGAAGAAGGATTAGCTAGAGATTTACGCTCGGGTCTTACCTATGAGAAAGTTTCTACACGAACCTCTATTTCTTTATTGAGCGTTGGAGATCTTTTAATCACAACGGGATTAGATGGTGTTTTTCCTGCAGGACTGCATGTTGGGGTTGTTTATAAAGTAGGTATTTTACAAGAGGGTCAATGTTTTTATCATTTAGAAGCTATGGCAACCGCTGGAGATTTTGATGAGCTCAATTTTGTATGTGTTCTTCCTGCTTTGAAATAA
- a CDS encoding ankyrin repeat domain-containing protein: MSFSPLKQEKEQLPFYQNHSSWAPFFLTEKQAQTLLKAAVPITFPYTDLQGRTIQLWKYINLFAASITKNGLTTLFSSNKIHNALLPEESSELFLKRLESSSLKKWHFSYLEETKRIFIWPFLIGGGVDKYKLAYNAVLNLEHKENKTSTEQQLFNIIKKNLRESEELIGAKKEVREEILTRDGKPFNHQTEVNCAQNGIKSIIEDIEKQLKQNLSPSEKTQLLKERSIASLALDYTKRFLPSKSKAKTLKNPHPNPQNESFKDRVRANRLMESYNSCHPDHPIDEGSSGRHIGGVENEVGIILGLFDNLSGKMESEHTFFLPVVDKLSLDRKEIQRILQELALGIFVYNTVPFFSLHFNGDTNMYPVIHPAYQNTFVGYVISMLDYYMKGFLNGGFFSAAFVQEWNKNHNISEKDLEEQLVDVREYCKNFLGFPYLSIREMTEIFERMEALEPMKCEEHPILKDYSGFNSSFRIIAHQNSIKKVEDLFILDGNFDVLYTITPDPAYEQELTKHRQLTGEDPSSYRRLEKVYDKMSLQIKHIMPRIPEFKKLFEALNIISFFCYYFNTLKKANKFPLLSHRVFENTDVCPPLFPHLPLRAFYHEKIKLKLTELFIHQEKKHLIEQAILTNREKAVQYVAEEIQKYISRKNSYPLSKKQQEVSSYQKTASDFLQRLEATYVKAKAERFPKLDDLIREWETIHTNLSSSWNAASAALAGTEHQYVRQRNIQICNNNLKKLKEQQEQRSNLLEHPLSLLDLEAFIELQIENMDSTLHLYTQHKLEEEKQLQKRIVGGCGVALSHEPMRVDPIAYSLLNRHFGQLSGLLNEEIREISDPGNNGVLFKLCFTDFSFIDEGEKQAALSYLSPTSMSAAMIDIFHAIATDDEKRFEKTAEQITSWGFHDSHGMNPLHYAASVANTCLLDRVMGKVAIHIRDSQGHTALHFAAQSGNLEGIELLLSKAPGLLDMEATGGVTALYVAIQHAKLHVVQSLLAKGANPNCKTAHGMNALMCAIYRGFVEIALELLNRSRIDLKHTLDDKTTALHLAVECKSMLPVIEKMIANRIDVNQARWDGHTALHLAAKQGNLSFVRALLKADDMNLNAQLKSGKTALHLAVENDHYEIVELLLENKADPLLFGWNRETTLITAVRSGSINSALCLLSYVKKQTVTIQEKQALFVNVKDIHNQTALEIAAKFRIEDLWLSLFNPAKDDPKNTALQPMDHLLLLCQPGVDFDVIDFFQKKHQLHKPEQLMQTLITSAKNGHNVAVSRFYSKLDAEGFRYANGWSIHHHMAKFDHINFFSDIFSHSKLPSSQQIEEWATVAARYGSMRSLKILLDVLHKRKLLPSAGKKPLLEAVQAGQRKTADLIIHKILEPNIPLEVGGKYASHIAVINNDEEMVEFLLGRGVKFHLPDKKNLSAFHYAILYNQKKIVEFLLDPKKRVEIPADLLHFAAAKASPEILDFILKHTSNINALNPVKKETALLSAVRENNLTNTNLLCLRGASLHTKNSNGETPFLLAAKQNSSLLQFLLQYNPPYQVTDQGENALHLAAMHNQDENVELLLNHNFDATILDHAQKTPLMHAQEKQFFDICDILQGKRAQLERAKKTIVESLMNGQQNSFFSALKNLPINKSMTFIVPHIGKTCLPILHLIDLLVSEEKKKKEILEKFVQKYQVDINMQTAQGNTLLHIAAIKDQDPPFKKMNALVPNGQGITPLHLFAQSASLARFTSIFSEIDKDALDREDKEMQTPLFYAIQKNRLDIVSFLLDKGANPNHRSKTLMTPLGLAIEKNSLPIVRTLAEKGVCIESLIGVNGERALHIAVRKGFDEIAKYLVEKTTNMYQKDRQGKEPIHVAAAKGNQNMVRFLHACGASLFSIDYQGNGLAYFAAQSKCPELIDFLKEHEVPLDPLVSNDFKPKKAPLHMATIKGNLPMITQFSRYKADFEVRDSEGDTSLVYATISENAEILELFSESPLMNDKQQVYRSIITAIQLDSVPQIRILQRELKSIDQSLEFYQNITMLHVACQFGAIRIVHYLLKERADPLLKMHNGASAFDLAVLHNHVEIARAISYQIKINPNQKLSKGKNYLHLAAEKDSSSMIALLYLEGADLDALDAEGSTPLHVAVEKENMSAVKLLLALGAKTTIETFKSQTIYDMIQSEEIRALVTGYEKIFVLCQDLKEGRLHAAVRMGNADVLPILARIHDLHQSNIEGRTPLHIATLQRNFSVLRRLLELEIDPDFEVRDHQGKTPLFIAATETKDPQLVQFLLNLGANPKVKTNDGLSLLDAVKQNSKTEQTAVILNLLTTL, from the coding sequence TTACAAGGACGCACTATTCAATTATGGAAATATATTAACCTCTTTGCCGCTTCTATAACAAAAAACGGCCTCACTACCCTTTTCTCTAGCAATAAAATCCACAATGCGCTTTTACCTGAAGAGTCAAGCGAATTATTTCTAAAACGTCTTGAAAGTAGCTCATTAAAAAAATGGCACTTTAGCTACTTGGAAGAAACCAAAAGGATTTTTATTTGGCCTTTTTTGATTGGTGGTGGAGTTGACAAATATAAGCTTGCTTATAACGCTGTTCTCAACCTTGAACATAAAGAAAATAAGACATCTACTGAACAACAATTATTTAATATAATAAAAAAAAATTTAAGAGAATCTGAAGAGCTAATCGGTGCTAAAAAAGAGGTAAGAGAAGAAATCTTGACGCGAGATGGAAAACCCTTCAATCATCAAACCGAAGTAAATTGCGCACAAAATGGCATTAAAAGCATAATAGAAGATATTGAAAAACAATTAAAACAAAATCTCTCTCCTTCAGAAAAAACCCAATTACTAAAAGAGCGATCCATAGCCAGTCTAGCATTGGATTATACCAAACGGTTTCTTCCTTCTAAATCAAAAGCAAAAACGTTAAAAAATCCTCATCCAAACCCTCAAAATGAATCCTTTAAGGATCGTGTAAGAGCGAACCGATTAATGGAGAGTTATAACTCTTGCCATCCAGATCATCCTATAGATGAGGGATCATCAGGAAGACACATTGGAGGTGTTGAGAATGAAGTAGGTATCATTTTAGGTTTGTTTGACAATTTAAGTGGAAAGATGGAAAGCGAACATACTTTCTTTCTGCCTGTGGTGGATAAGTTGTCTTTGGATCGGAAAGAAATTCAGAGGATTTTACAGGAATTGGCCTTGGGTATTTTTGTATACAATACGGTTCCTTTTTTTAGCTTGCATTTCAATGGGGATACCAACATGTATCCTGTGATTCATCCGGCATATCAAAATACCTTTGTGGGATATGTAATTTCTATGCTGGATTATTATATGAAAGGATTTCTCAATGGAGGCTTTTTCTCTGCTGCTTTTGTTCAAGAATGGAATAAAAATCACAATATAAGCGAAAAAGATCTAGAAGAGCAACTTGTCGATGTTCGAGAATATTGTAAAAATTTCTTAGGTTTTCCATACCTCTCTATTAGGGAAATGACCGAAATATTTGAACGCATGGAAGCACTTGAACCCATGAAATGTGAAGAACATCCTATTCTTAAAGATTACTCTGGGTTTAACTCTTCTTTTAGAATCATTGCCCATCAAAACTCGATTAAAAAAGTGGAAGATCTTTTTATTTTAGACGGAAATTTTGATGTTCTTTATACCATTACTCCAGACCCTGCTTATGAGCAAGAGCTTACTAAGCATCGGCAATTGACAGGAGAAGATCCTTCCTCTTATCGCCGTTTAGAAAAAGTTTATGATAAAATGAGTCTACAGATCAAACACATCATGCCGCGTATCCCTGAGTTTAAAAAGCTCTTTGAAGCCTTAAATATCATAAGTTTTTTTTGCTATTATTTTAATACGTTAAAGAAGGCAAATAAGTTTCCCCTTTTATCCCATCGGGTTTTTGAAAATACAGATGTTTGTCCTCCCCTTTTTCCTCATTTGCCTTTACGCGCTTTTTACCATGAAAAAATCAAACTGAAGCTTACGGAGCTTTTTATACATCAAGAGAAAAAACATCTTATTGAACAAGCAATCTTAACCAATAGGGAAAAGGCTGTTCAATACGTAGCTGAAGAGATTCAGAAGTATATTTCTAGAAAAAACAGCTATCCTCTTTCAAAAAAACAGCAAGAAGTTTCTTCTTATCAAAAAACGGCTTCTGATTTTTTGCAAAGGTTAGAAGCAACTTATGTAAAAGCCAAAGCAGAACGATTCCCTAAACTCGATGATTTGATTAGAGAATGGGAAACTATACATACCAATCTCTCTAGCTCTTGGAATGCCGCCTCTGCTGCACTTGCAGGAACAGAGCATCAATATGTTAGACAGAGAAATATACAGATATGCAATAACAATCTAAAAAAACTTAAAGAGCAGCAAGAGCAACGTTCCAATCTGCTTGAACATCCTTTGTCTTTGCTGGATCTAGAAGCTTTCATTGAGTTGCAAATCGAAAACATGGATAGTACTTTGCACCTCTATACGCAGCATAAATTAGAGGAAGAAAAGCAGCTCCAGAAGCGAATTGTAGGAGGATGTGGTGTTGCATTAAGCCATGAACCTATGAGAGTTGACCCTATAGCTTATTCTCTTTTAAATCGCCATTTTGGACAGCTATCTGGTTTATTAAATGAAGAGATCAGGGAAATTTCTGATCCTGGAAATAACGGTGTTCTATTTAAGCTTTGTTTTACAGACTTCTCTTTCATTGATGAAGGGGAAAAGCAGGCTGCTTTGAGTTATTTATCCCCGACCTCGATGAGTGCTGCTATGATCGACATATTTCATGCAATTGCAACTGATGATGAGAAGCGGTTTGAAAAAACAGCGGAACAAATCACCTCCTGGGGTTTTCACGATAGTCATGGAATGAACCCTCTGCATTATGCAGCAAGTGTTGCCAATACTTGCCTTCTTGATCGTGTGATGGGAAAAGTAGCCATACATATAAGAGATTCTCAAGGGCACACTGCTTTGCATTTTGCAGCTCAAAGCGGAAATCTTGAAGGGATAGAACTTCTTTTATCTAAAGCTCCTGGATTACTCGATATGGAGGCTACAGGAGGAGTAACTGCTTTATATGTTGCTATTCAACATGCTAAATTGCATGTAGTCCAATCTCTTTTGGCTAAAGGAGCTAATCCCAATTGCAAGACAGCTCATGGAATGAACGCTCTTATGTGTGCCATTTACCGGGGGTTTGTAGAAATTGCCCTTGAACTTTTAAATCGCTCAAGAATTGATTTAAAGCACACTCTTGATGATAAGACAACAGCGCTACACCTTGCAGTGGAATGCAAAAGCATGTTACCAGTAATTGAGAAAATGATCGCAAATAGAATAGATGTCAACCAAGCTAGATGGGATGGTCATACAGCTCTGCACCTTGCTGCTAAACAAGGAAATCTCTCTTTTGTAAGAGCTCTTCTGAAAGCTGATGATATGAATCTTAATGCACAATTAAAATCGGGCAAAACAGCACTACACCTTGCAGTGGAAAACGATCACTACGAAATTGTCGAGCTGCTTTTAGAAAATAAAGCAGATCCTCTTTTATTTGGTTGGAATCGTGAAACAACTCTGATAACCGCTGTTCGTAGCGGTAGCATTAATTCCGCTCTTTGCCTTTTGAGCTATGTTAAAAAACAAACCGTAACCATTCAAGAAAAGCAAGCATTATTTGTAAATGTTAAAGATATTCACAATCAGACTGCATTGGAAATCGCAGCAAAATTTCGAATAGAGGATCTTTGGTTATCTCTTTTTAATCCAGCTAAAGACGACCCCAAAAACACCGCACTTCAACCGATGGACCATCTTCTTCTACTTTGCCAACCTGGGGTTGATTTCGATGTCATCGATTTTTTTCAGAAAAAACATCAACTTCATAAACCCGAGCAGTTGATGCAAACTCTAATAACCTCAGCAAAAAATGGCCACAATGTAGCTGTAAGTCGATTTTATTCAAAGCTAGACGCAGAAGGTTTTCGCTATGCTAATGGATGGTCTATTCATCATCACATGGCAAAATTTGATCATATCAATTTTTTTTCAGATATTTTTTCCCATTCGAAGCTTCCCTCATCTCAACAAATTGAAGAATGGGCAACTGTTGCAGCACGCTATGGCAGCATGCGTTCTCTTAAGATTTTATTAGATGTTTTGCATAAGAGAAAATTGTTGCCTTCAGCAGGGAAAAAACCTCTTTTGGAAGCAGTGCAAGCAGGGCAGCGTAAAACGGCTGATTTGATCATTCACAAAATTTTAGAGCCTAATATTCCTCTTGAGGTTGGTGGAAAATATGCCTCTCATATTGCAGTAATCAACAACGATGAAGAAATGGTAGAATTCCTTCTAGGACGAGGAGTTAAATTCCATCTACCCGACAAAAAAAACCTCTCTGCTTTTCATTATGCGATTCTTTACAATCAGAAAAAAATAGTAGAATTCCTTCTAGATCCTAAGAAAAGGGTGGAAATCCCAGCAGATCTTTTGCATTTTGCTGCAGCTAAAGCTTCTCCTGAAATATTGGATTTTATTTTAAAGCACACATCTAATATCAATGCCTTGAATCCAGTAAAAAAAGAAACCGCTTTGCTATCTGCGGTTAGAGAGAACAATTTAACAAACACCAACCTACTTTGTTTGCGCGGCGCATCTCTTCATACAAAGAACAGCAATGGTGAGACGCCTTTTCTTCTTGCAGCCAAGCAAAACAGTTCTCTATTGCAATTTCTCCTACAATATAATCCACCTTATCAAGTTACAGATCAAGGAGAAAATGCACTCCATCTTGCTGCTATGCATAATCAAGACGAAAATGTGGAGCTCCTATTAAATCATAATTTTGACGCTACTATTTTAGATCATGCACAAAAAACACCGCTTATGCATGCGCAAGAAAAACAGTTCTTCGATATTTGCGACATCCTCCAAGGAAAGCGTGCGCAACTAGAAAGAGCTAAGAAAACAATCGTAGAGTCTTTGATGAATGGACAACAAAATAGTTTTTTTTCTGCTTTAAAAAACCTACCTATCAATAAATCGATGACTTTTATTGTACCTCATATAGGCAAGACCTGTTTGCCTATTCTCCATTTGATCGATTTGTTGGTTTCTGAGGAGAAGAAAAAGAAAGAAATCTTAGAGAAATTCGTTCAAAAATATCAAGTAGACATCAATATGCAAACAGCGCAAGGAAACACTCTTTTGCATATAGCAGCAATTAAAGATCAAGACCCTCCTTTCAAAAAAATGAACGCTCTAGTTCCTAACGGTCAGGGAATTACTCCTTTACATTTATTTGCTCAAAGTGCGTCATTAGCTCGTTTTACTTCTATCTTTTCTGAGATAGATAAAGACGCTCTTGATAGAGAAGATAAAGAGATGCAAACACCTCTTTTCTATGCAATCCAAAAAAATCGCTTAGATATCGTTTCTTTTCTTTTAGACAAAGGAGCAAATCCAAATCATCGATCTAAAACACTGATGACCCCTTTAGGACTAGCTATTGAGAAAAATAGCCTACCTATTGTGCGTACTCTAGCAGAAAAAGGCGTTTGTATCGAAAGTCTTATTGGAGTAAATGGAGAAAGAGCTCTACATATCGCTGTTAGAAAAGGATTTGATGAAATAGCAAAGTATCTTGTTGAAAAAACAACTAATATGTATCAAAAAGATCGCCAAGGCAAAGAGCCGATTCATGTCGCAGCTGCAAAAGGCAATCAAAATATGGTACGTTTTCTGCATGCCTGTGGGGCTTCTTTATTCAGCATAGATTATCAAGGCAATGGATTGGCCTATTTTGCAGCTCAAAGTAAATGCCCGGAATTGATCGATTTTCTAAAGGAGCATGAGGTTCCTCTTGATCCTTTGGTAAGCAACGATTTCAAACCTAAAAAAGCTCCACTGCATATGGCTACAATTAAAGGGAATCTTCCCATGATCACTCAATTTTCTCGCTATAAAGCTGATTTTGAAGTGCGAGATTCTGAAGGAGACACCTCTCTTGTATACGCAACCATTAGTGAAAATGCAGAAATTCTAGAGCTTTTCTCCGAATCTCCTTTAATGAATGATAAGCAGCAGGTTTATCGGTCTATTATTACTGCTATCCAGCTTGATAGTGTTCCACAGATACGGATCTTACAAAGAGAGCTTAAAAGTATCGATCAGTCGCTCGAGTTTTATCAAAATATTACTATGCTACATGTAGCTTGTCAATTTGGGGCCATCCGTATTGTTCATTACTTGCTAAAAGAGAGAGCCGATCCTCTTTTGAAAATGCATAATGGAGCATCTGCTTTTGACTTGGCTGTTCTTCATAATCATGTAGAAATAGCTCGCGCAATTTCTTATCAAATAAAAATTAATCCTAATCAAAAACTATCTAAAGGTAAAAATTACTTACATCTCGCTGCGGAAAAAGACAGTAGTTCCATGATCGCTCTGTTATACCTTGAAGGCGCAGATCTCGATGCTCTTGATGCTGAAGGAAGCACTCCACTACATGTTGCTGTAGAAAAAGAAAACATGAGTGCAGTTAAACTTCTTCTTGCTTTAGGTGCAAAAACAACGATTGAAACCTTCAAAAGTCAAACCATTTATGACATGATACAGAGTGAAGAAATCCGCGCTCTAGTCACTGGCTACGAGAAAATTTTTGTTCTTTGCCAGGATCTCAAAGAAGGAAGACTGCATGCAGCGGTTCGAATGGGGAATGCCGATGTATTGCCGATTTTAGCTAGAATACACGACCTACATCAAAGCAATATAGAAGGAAGAACTCCTTTGCACATTGCTACTTTACAGAGAAACTTTTCTGTTTTACGCCGACTTCTCGAACTGGAAATAGATCCTGATTTTGAAGTTCGAGACCATCAAGGGAAAACCCCTCTTTTCATCGCTGCTACAGAAACCAAAGACCCTCAGCTTGTTCAGTTCTTATTAAATTTAGGAGCAAATCCTAAAGTGAAAACAAATGATGGTTTATCGCTTTTAGATGCAGTTAAACAAAACAGCAAAACAGAACAAACAGCTGTTATTCTCAACCTTCTAACCACTCTTTAA